TTCCGAAGAGTCCAGTTTTAAAAGTTACGCAACACCGGGTCCGAAAATTATTGATATTGCATGTGTCATTTGGCACGATGAGTGCCCTGCCCCGGCACTTCACCGGGGTAAACGGTATGAGCAGCGTCAACGATTCTAACTGCGCACACGACTGAAACGGTTCGAACGGTTCAAATCATTGTGAAATACCTGAGGTACATGCCATGAGCCTTGAGGAAGAGATTCTCTCGATCGAGCAGGAAGCGGCAGCGATAGTGGCGTCCGCACGGGCGGAGGCAAAGAGCCTGCTGGGCACGATTGAAGGGAGGAAAGCGCACGTGGCAAAAGAGATATTGCAGCGGATCGAAAAAGAAAAGAAACGCATCGAGGAGAAGAGCGCGGTGAGGCTGAGGGAGAGCCTTGCCGGCGTTGAGCGGGACATGCGCATCGGTGTTGAAGCGGTAGAGAAGGCCGGGAGGGAGAAGGCGGCGGGGTGCGTGCGCGCCATTCTGGAGAATCTCCTCGGGCGATAAACGAATCCTATGGCCATTGACAGGATGACAAAGCTCACCGTCCTCTTTTCCACACAGGAGGGGGAGAGGTTTGAGGAGTGGCTCTATTCGCGGGCCGCGCTCCACTTGGTGAGCCTTGAGCGGGAGTTCACGAAGCTCAGCGCGGCGGCGATCCCCCTCTCCATTGACGAGCAGGATGCGGCGGAGAAGCTCTCGATGGCGGAGGCGCTTCTGGTTGAGGCTGACAGCCTCGCCAAGGAAAAGAAGAACTTCATCGACGGCATGCTCCCCGTGAAAACCGTCGTGCGGGAGGGGGATCTCCGGGAAGCCCTCACAACGGTCCCCCTCGAGGAGCTCCACGCCCAGGTCGCGCGAAAGAGCCGCGGCGTCAGGGATTGCCACGCACGGCTCTCTCTCCTCGCGCGAGAACGGCAGCACCTCTCCCACTTTTTATTCCTGGAGATTCCCATGAGCGAGCTCCGGCAGCTCGCCAGGACGTTCTGCCTCGTCGCTGAGGGCAGCACCGCGCGGCTGGACAACGTCGCGAGGGACAGGGAGGCGGCGGACCTGCTCGCTTGGGAGGTGAGGCGGAGGCAGGGGGCGCTCCTTACGATCGTGGTTGCGGGGAAGAAGAGGGACGCCGCGAAATGCGCGGACATTGTGAGGGCTCACGGTTTTCACATCCTTGAGTATCCCGACCTGTCGGTCGCCGTCCGGGACCGCATAGAGCAAATAGATCGCGAGGATGAGGAAACCCGCGCGGAGTTTTGCGCCCTCCAGGATGAGTTGAAGTCACTCCTCTCCCCGGGCGTGGTACATAACCTGCGATGTCTGGCGGGGTACTGGGAGAGCGAAAGGAAGAGGGCGGAGAAGGCGCGCACCATACTGTGCTCAAGAAGGGTGGGAGTGGCGAGGGGATATGTCCGCTCAGCGGACGCCGCCTCCTTCATCGCGGAGGTGGCGAAGGAGTTCCCCGGGGCGAGCATCATCGCCGCCGACCCCGTCCCGGGCGATGCCGTCCCCGTGTCCATCAGGTTGCCCCGATGGCTCAGGCCGTTCGAGCTCCTCATCAATATGTTCGGGCTCCCCGACTATTTCAGCATTGATCCCACGCCCTACCTGGCAGTCGTTTTCCTGGTGTTTTTCGGCATCTGCTTCGCCGATGTCGTGTACGGGCTTCTGCTCATGCTTCTCTCCCGGCTCATGATGCGGAGGTACCGCCTCCAGGATAACCTCAGGGAGTTCTTCCGGCTCTTTTACTACTGTGGGATCAGCACCGTCATCTTCGGCGTCCTCACGGGAAGCTGGGCCGCCGATATTTATAATTACTTCGGTCCGAGCAACGCCTTCCAGCGCTTTGTCCAGAAGACCACCGTTCTGGACATGCTCGCAAAACCGGTTATCGCGCTGATGATCGCGCTCGCTATAGGGGTGGCCAATCAGTTCTACGGGATCGTGATGCGTATGGTCAAGGATATACGCCAGTCGAACTGGAAGGGAGCCGTGTATGACGGGGCGTTCTGGCTCATCTATCTCGGAGGGTTGCTTGCCGCGGCGATCACGGGCATTTCGGGCCGCGGGGGGAGCATCGCCCGCGGGGTGAGCCTTGTGGCGGTGGCAGGGGGAGCAGTGGGCCTCGTGCTCACCCAGGGACGGGACGAGAAAAGCATCGCGGGCAAGGCGATCTTCGGCGTGGTAAGCCTCTACGGGATTGTGGGGGGATACGGCACGGTATCCTTCATCGGCGACGTCCTCTCCTACTCGCGTCTCCTGGCCCTGGGGTTGACCACCTACATCGTCGGAATGTCGTTCAATATCATCGCGAAGGTCGTCCCGCAGATTATCACCAGTCTCTTCCCGTCCACCGCGGGTGCGATGTCCAGCCCGGCCGTGGGAGGGCTGCTCGTCGTTCTTGTGATGGTCTCCGGACACCTTTTTAATTTTTTCCTGAGCATCCTGAGCGCGTTTGTGCACTCTGCGCGGCTCATACTCCTCGAGTGGTTTGGGCGATTCTACCAGGGGGGAGGGGAGTGGTTCCAGCCGCACGGTTACTCGAGCGCTACCGTGGAGCTCGTGAAATAAGTAGTTTTTCACCACGGAGGCACTGAGAGCACGGAGAAAAGAAGTGGGAGAACAGAGAAAAGGTTTAATTTCTACAAAGAGTAAAAGAGGTCAAGAGACACGCGTAGTTTCTGTTGCTCTTTATGAGAAGACAATTACTCCGTGTCCTCCGTGTCTCCGTGGTGATAATTATGCATAAAAGGAAGGAGGGAGTGAAGCATGACTGAGTTACTACGTCACTATTTTTTACAGTCCGGCTACGCATGGGCGATTGCCGGGGCGATGGCGGCGGTAATGCTCGGGGGGGTGGGGAGCGCTAAGGGCATCAGGATCGCGGGGGCGCAGGCGGGCGGCGTCCTTTCGGAGCAGCCGGAGCTCTTCGGGAAGCTCCTCGTCCTCATCGCGTTGCCCGGCACGCAGGGGTTTTACGGCTTCATCTGCGCGATCATGATTGCCATGCGCAGCGGGTTGATCGCGGGGAAGGTGGAGATGACGCCGACGGTCGGGCTCAGCCTGTTTTTTATAGGGCTCTGCACGGGCATCGTGGAGTGGCAGAGCGCGATTTCCCAGGGAGAGGCCTCCGCAGCGGCGATCAACCTCACCGCGAAGAAGCCCGATGAGAGCGGCAGGGCCATCCTCCTGCCGGCGCTGGTAGAAACCTACGCGGTCATAGCGCTCCTCGCGGCGATTTTGATGATTCTCTGGGTCACCAAGCCGGACCTGATCGTCACAATGGGCCCTGTCGCAAAATGAAGAAGGCCGTGGAACAGATACAGAAGGCAGTGGTGGAGGAAGCCAAGGCTGAGGCGGCCCACATCCTCCACGAGGCGAACAAAGAGATGGAGCGGCTTCTCGAGGACTCCAGGAGAGAAGAGGAGCATAGGGCCGAGGCCCATCTCCGCGAGGAGAAGGCGCGCATGGAGCTGGCGGCGCTGAGGGAGATATCCCGCGCCCAGCTCAAGGCGAGGCTCGCCTGCCTCGACGCGCGCAACAGGGTGCTCGAGTGCATTTTCTCCCGGGCAATGGATGAGGCGCTCCAGCTTCCCCCCGCGCGCTACCGGGAAATTCTGCGCCGGTGGCTGGGCGAGCTTGAGACATCCGCTGGAGGGGATATCCTCCCCGCCGCGCGCGACGCGGAGGCTCTCGCCGGCCTAATCGGCGAGATGAACCCATCGCGGGACGCGGGCTCGCGGCTGACGCTTTCCCGCGAGAGGTCCCGCTTCCTGAGTGGATTCATTTTCAGCACTCCGCGCTACGAGGTGACGAAGTCTCTGGAGGCATGGATGGAGGAGCAGAAACGCAGTATGGCTCCCTGGCTTGAGAAGGAGCTGTTTGGAGAGGCGGGCAATGCCCACGCTGATTAACGCGCCGGAAAACTGGTGCTACATCTCCGGTCGGTGCGCGTCGCTTGAGGCGGGACTCCTGGGCCGGGAGTTTTTCCGCGAGATTCTCCAGGAGGGGACACAAGAGGGGGCCTATGCGCGGCTCTCCAAGTCCCCCTACGCCGAAATCTTCCCCCACCCACGCGACCTGTGCGACTACGACCGCCTCGTGACCGACCATCTGCGCGCGGAACTCCGCTCCATCGCCGCGGATAGTCCGTCGCCGGGGCCGGCGGACATATTCCTCTCCGAGCTGGAGCTGCGCGACGTCCACGCCGTGCTCATCCGGCAGGGGATTGCACGCGCCGATGCGGCGGAGACAGAGAAGTGGGCGGAGCGCCTGGGCGAGGGGTTCCCCTGGATGCGAGGATTTTCGGTCGGCGGCGCAGGCAGAACGCTTTTCATCTCGCAGCCCGTGCGCGCCCTTTCCCTCTGGGCCGACGCAGCGTACCTCTCGAGGGTGATGGAGTTTGCGTCCGGGGAGCCGGGGCTCCTGCCCTACATACAGGCGCTCATCTCCCTGCGCATGTTGGCGGTGTGCTGGCGTGCGGTGGAGAGCGGGCTTGACGCGAGGTGGCTTGCGGCATTCTTCTTCAGGGATGGTTTGCCCTCGCCGCCGCTTGACGAGGTCGCCGCGGCGGCACGGGGGGCGTCGCCGCTCGGGCTTATCAGGTTATTCGGACCGGCGGATTTCTCCCCCCCGGGCGAGGAGTTACGCGAATCACTGGGCAGGGACATTGACGACTATCTCACCCGGTTGGCGGGGAGGGGGAGGCACGATACCTACGGGGCCGGCCGCGTCCTCCACTACGCGCGGCAGGTATGGGTTGAACATTTTAACCTCAGGCTATGCGTGGCGGCGGTACTCACGCCGCTCCCGCTCACGCAAGCCCAGGTGAGGCTGAGGAATGACTGACGGCAGGGTGTGCATGGTAGGGAGCGCGCAGGTCATCCTCCCCTTCAAGGCGGGGGGTGCGGTACTGTATCCCGCCGAGAATCCTGAGGGCGTGGCGAGGGCGCTCAAGGAGATAGGCGCGCAGCCCGGGAGTTCCCTGGTGCTCATCACGGAAGAGGCCGCCGCGGCATCTCCCGACGAGGTTGGGGATTTCGAAGAGGCGGAGCGGCACGCCCTCATGATTATTCCCACGCGGAAGTCGGAAAAGAGTGCCGGGCTTGAGAGGATGAGAGAGCTCATCGTGCGGTCCGTGGGCGTTGACCTGATTGCCCGGGCCCCGTCGGAGAAAATCAGCGAGGAGATAACGCTTGAGGTGGAATCCGCTGAATAGGGGTTTCAAGCACTGAGAACACTGAGTATACTGAAGGATACAAACGGTTTTTCAGCGCCTTCAGTGTCCTCAGTGGTTTAAGAAGATGATTAAGGAGAGTGAGGGATGAACAACGAGCGGCGCGAGGGGAGAATCGTCAAGGTGAGCGGGCCCCTGGTGGTGGCCTGCGGCCTCGAGGGGACGAAGATGTACGAGATGGTGCGGGTGGGGAAGCTGGGCCTCTTCGGCGAGGTCATTGAGATACGCGGGGACCGCTTCTCGATCCAGGTGTACGAGGAGACGGGAGGAATAGGTCCCGGCGAACCCGTGGCGGGTACCGGCGCCGCGCTCACAGTGGAACTCGCCCCCGGCCTGC
This is a stretch of genomic DNA from Candidatus Auribacterota bacterium. It encodes these proteins:
- a CDS encoding V-type ATP synthase subunit K gives rise to the protein MTELLRHYFLQSGYAWAIAGAMAAVMLGGVGSAKGIRIAGAQAGGVLSEQPELFGKLLVLIALPGTQGFYGFICAIMIAMRSGLIAGKVEMTPTVGLSLFFIGLCTGIVEWQSAISQGEASAAAINLTAKKPDESGRAILLPALVETYAVIALLAAILMILWVTKPDLIVTMGPVAK
- a CDS encoding V-type ATP synthase subunit E family protein encodes the protein MKKAVEQIQKAVVEEAKAEAAHILHEANKEMERLLEDSRREEEHRAEAHLREEKARMELAALREISRAQLKARLACLDARNRVLECIFSRAMDEALQLPPARYREILRRWLGELETSAGGDILPAARDAEALAGLIGEMNPSRDAGSRLTLSRERSRFLSGFIFSTPRYEVTKSLEAWMEEQKRSMAPWLEKELFGEAGNAHAD